In the Nitratiruptor sp. YY09-18 genome, CCCCAAATATTGACCTTTTTGCTACAATTAAAGCAAAAAGGCTTCAGATGGAATATCGCTATATTGGCAGATCTGGTCTACGCGTCACTCCGATTTGTCTTGGTACTATGACTTTTGGCTCTACTACGCCAAAAAAGGAAGCTTTCAAAATTTTAGACAAAGCATACGATTTTGGTATCAACTTCTATGATACGGCTGAACTTTATCCTGTACCGCCAGATAGTAAATGGGCCGGTCAGACAGAAAAAATTGTAGGCGAGTGGCTTAAAACCAAGCCAAGGGACTCTGTCATATTGGCTACTAAGGTTGCCGGAGCTGCAAGTGGATGGTTCGTACCACCTATTCGCCATGGGCTAACTGCCATGGATCGTTTCCATATAAAAAAAGCTATTGAAGGATCTCTCAAAAGGCTAGATACCGACTATATAGATCTTTATCAGCAGCATTGGCCTGACACTGTTGTACCGATTGAAGAGACAATGCGTGCTTTTGATGAATTGGTTCAAGAGGGGAAGGTACGCTATATTGGCACTTCTAACGATACTGCTTATGGCCTTACAAAAGCAAATATGGTGGCCAAATATGAAGGGTTGGCTCGTTTTGAATCGATCCAAAACAACTTCAGTCTGCTAAATCCCAGGTTTTTCGATGAACTGGAAAATGTCTGTAGGCGTGAGCAGGTGAGCCTGCTTCCATATTCACCAATAGGCGGTGGGATTTTAAGTGGCAAATACAACCAGAAGTTTATACCAGAAGATGCGAGGTTTGCACTCTATCTCAAACATCCTATAAAGCGGGTGCGAGAGCATGCGAAGAAGTTCTTTAATGACAAGACATTGCAGTTTACTGCTGAGTATCTTGAAATTGCCAAAAAGTATGAGATCCACCCAGTTACGTTGGCGGTTGCTTATAGCAAACATTTTGATTTTGTAGCTTCTACTATTATTGGAGCAAGAAAGCTTGAACAGCTTGATGCGAGTCTGGCTGCAATGGATGTGAAGCTTTCTCGTGCTATACTAAAAGAGTTGACTGCATTGCAGCAAAAATATTGCTATCCGATGGGATAAGTTGTGAAAAAGCTACTTTTTTTTCTTATAGGTCTCTATCTTGGAGCTTCCGAGCTTGTTATCTATAATGATCTTGCTTTTGTCAAAGAGAAGTTAAAAGTTGATCGAGGCATCATAGCACCTCTTCCGCGTAGTATCATTGCTGACTCTCTCTATGTGCCGGGAGTGAAATATTATAGTTTCCACACTGGCGGTCTCGATCAAAAAGTCCTTTTGCGCTCACTTCTTGGAAAAAAGGTACGATTTGTTCACAGGAAGAAGGAGCTTGTCGGCACTTTGAAGAGTTACGATCCAATCATCATACAAGGCGAAAAGAGGGTATATTTCGACGTCTATTTTAATGATCTTATCTTTACAAATCTCTCCATTTCTCCATTTCCTTATATCCAAACAAACTTGCAAAATGGCAAAGCAGATATTGCATATCTCATGCGCCAGATCTCTTGGAGAGCTTCTTATGTAGCAAAGATTAACAAAAAGCTCGCTTTGCAAGGCTTCATGCATATTACCAATAATAGCGGTAAAGAGTTCAAAGATAGTGCTATTACACTTATAGCTGGCGATATTGCAAGAGCGAGGAGAGTCATGCCTTTGAAGATGACGAAGGCTTTGATGGATAGCAATGCTATAGCTCCCCAAAGTATCCAGGGATACTATCGCTACGATTTGCCAGGAAAATGGGATCTTAAAAAATCGCAATATATTGCGTTTATGCAAGAAAGACTTGATTATTCCAACCTCTATGAAGTAAGTTTTTACAATGTTTTATACACCAATACCACTCTCAAGCAAAAATGTAACCGCTATATCCTTTTTCGCAGTTCCAAACCTCTTCCAAGAGGAACTATTAGATTCTATACGCAAGATATCTTCTTGGGTGAAGGAGTATTAAAAAATATTGCGCCAAAAGAGCAGGTGAAAATGCTGCTAGGTAAAGATTTCGACCTTGTGGCCAAGCGCTACACTCTGCACCTGCAAAGAGACAAAAAGCGTATAGCAGCAAAGGTGCGCTATGAGGTGCGCAACCCAAAACCAAAAGCTGTGGATGTTGTGGTCAAAGAGCGTATTGCGGGTGATAATCTGCAAATTCATAGCGAGAAAAACTACTCCAAAGAGAATGGAAATATAGCCTTTCATCTTCACATACCTTCTCAAAGTTCGATAATTTGGGAAGCGGAATATATCCTTCTAAAATAGTGGCGAAAAAAATATAAAAAACATTGACAATTTTCGCCAAAAGTCGTATAATTTTTCCAATCCTTTGAAAGGTGTGGCATGAATTATATCTACATGCGCAGTAAAAGTGATCGCTACTCTCTTGCTACACAAGAGAAGAGCATCAAAGATTACATGGCGCTCAATGGATACGAAAATGGAGAGGTGGAGATTGAGGTCTCCCCTATGAGTAAACCTCTCGATGAGCGTGAGGAGTTTCGTCACTTCATGCACTCATTGAAAAAGGGTGATAGGGTCTTTGTTTATGACCTACGCGCTCTTTCACATCGCATAGGTGAATTGGTGCAGATATTCAACTGCATCTTCAACCACAATATTGAGCTGATTGTGACGAAATATGGCACAAAAATCGATGCAAATACGCCATCTTATGTCACAATATCACTGCTCTATGCACAAAGAGAGGAGAACAAACAGCAGCAAGTTCACACCGGACGACCAAAAGGGAGTATTTCACGCTCCAAATATGATATCTATCGTGACGAAATCATCAAGATGATCAAGGAGGGCAAAAGTGTAACACAGATTGCTAAGAGTTTAGGAGTGAGCCGCAGCTCTATTAGGGATTATATCGCTTCTCGAGAGCTTAAAAAAATAGCTCGGGGCGAGGGAGAGAAGGTAAGAATTTTGGAACTTCCTACACAAGAGTGTCAAATCAAAAAAAAGGATGAGAATAATGGCTACAGCAACAGTCAAACAGTCTAAAGTCAATAAAGCCAAAGAGTATCTTAAAAACTGGATACCATATCGTTACAAGAGATATGTATTCTTTACAATTGTTACTATCATAGCATTGGTGCTGCCATGGATCCGTATCAATGGTAACCACTTCTTTTTGCTCAACTTTGACCATATGCAAGTGCATCTCTTTTTCATACGCTTTGATATGCAAGAGCTCTACTTGATGCCGTTTTTGCTGTGGATTTTGTTTTTTGGAATCTTTTTTATCACCACGCTTGGTGGTCGGGTCTGGTGCGGATGGAGCTGTCCGCAGACTATCTTTAGGGTAATTTACCGCGACTTGATTGAAACAAAGCTTTTGCATCTTCGCAAACGCATCTCCAACAAGCAGATAGAACCAGATATGAGCAAGCCTGAAAATAAAGTAAAAAAGATTATTGCAATCTTGCTTTGGTCAGTGCTTGCATTTATAGCAGCAGCAGACTTTTTGTGGTATTTTGTGCCGCCTGAAGATTTCATCCGCTACATTCAAGACCCAGCTAACCACCCTATACTTATGGGATTTTGGGTTGGTACTGCACTCTTTTTGATTGCTGATGTAGTATTTATCAAAGAGAACTTCTGTATCTATATATGCCCCTATGCAAGGGTACAATCAGTGCTCTATGACGAAGATACTTTCCAAACAGTCTATGACTATAAACGGGGTGGACGCATCTATGATGAGCATGGAAATCTTATCGTCCATAACAAAAAAGAGCTCAAGTCACAAAAAGAGGAGGCGGAGTGTACACTGTGTGAGTCGTGTGTGAAGGTCTGTCCGACACATATCGATATCCGTAAAGGGATGCAGCTAGAGTGTATTAACTGTCTTGAGTGTGCAGATGCGTGTACGAAAGTAATGGGCGCTTTAGGTAAAGAGAGCTTGGTACGCTGGACAAGTTACCATGCACTAGAGACCGGAGAGAAGACACGCGTTTTCCGTTTTCGTATTGTTGCGTATATTGTGATGCTTACTATTGCATTCATAGCGCTCTTTTGGATGGGAAGCAAAAAAGAGCATATGCTCCTCAACATCAACCGTACAAGTCAGCTCTATAAAATTGAACCGGATGGAAGAGTCAAAAATACATATGTTTTCTTGTTCCAAAATACAGAGCGAGAAAAACATAAATACTATTTTGAAATTTTGAACAACAAAGATATCAAGATTGAGAGACCAAGAAAACCATTTACGGTCATTCCTGGCAAGAAGGTCAAAAAAGTAGTCGTACTCTATACAGACAAAATCTTGGCAAAAAATACGCAAAAAGATGTACCAATTCCAATCAAGATCAAAGCATATGCAGTAGATGATCCGAAGAAGATTGCTGTTTTCAGAGATACTATCTTTGTATTCCCACGATGGGATGTTTATCAAAAACATGTACAAAAAAATCAGTAAGGCTTCCAGCCTTGCTGCTTCATAGGAGGAGGGGAAATGGTAGCAATGCCGGTGAAGACTAATAAAGAGGATACAGCAATCTCACCACTTTTTGGTCATGCAAAATATTTTGCTTTTATTGACGAAAACGGCAACGTAACAATTGAGAAAAATCCTGCCAATGGGGGAGGGCAGGTTGTTGCATGGCTAGCGCAAAAGGGAGTAGACAGAGTCATCACGCAGCATATTGGACGCAAGCCATACCTGTTACTCGAAAAGGCAGGTATCGCTTGCTTCTATCCTGGAGATGGTCGTATAAGTATCAAAGAGGCTCTAGCAGCAAATCTTGAGCCTATCAACCAAGCAAATATAGATAAATTTGTACGGCATAAAGGACGCAAACATGGCTAAAGAGGGTTTCAACGAGTATGGTGAACCAACTCTTCGTGAAATTGATGATTACAAAGGCAAGGCTTCACCTGAAAAGCGAAGAGCCGTTATGTGGGTAATTATTACAGGACTTACACTTGGAGTCTTCTATGCGCTAGCCAAGAACTACTTCAAAGATGTAGGTGAAAAAGAGTATAAGATACCGCAAGAGCAAAAGATTCGCAATTTCTAAGGAGAAAAGATGAAGAAGGTAGTGGTTTTAGGCGGCGGTTTTGCAGGAGTAGAAGCTGCAATATTTTTGCGCAAAAACGGCTTCGAAGTAGATCTCATCACTCCTCGTCCATACATGTACATCTACCCTACATCCATTTGGGTGCCGGTCTATGAAGCTGAGTTTGCAGATGTCTGTTTGCCGTTAGAAGATCTTGAAAAGGTACATGGATTTAAGTGGATAGAGGATGAGGTAGTTGCAATCGATGCGAGCAAAAAAAGCGCAAAAGGCAAAAAGGGAGAGTATAGAGGCGAATATCTCGTCATTGCTATGGGTGCAGGGAAAGTGAAGCATGAGGGAAGCGAGAACTATCTCTCTATCTGTGGCGATCCAGAAGATGCCATCAAGATGCGTGATCGTATTGATGAGCTTGTGACAAAAAAGCGCGGCGGTAAGATTGCAATGGGTTTTGGCGGCAATCCAAAAGATAGCTCAGCCGTGCGAGGGGGACCGGCGTTTGAGATGATTTTCAATGTGCATAATTATCTCAAGAAAAAGGGTCTGCGTGATCGTTTTGAGCTCACATTCTTTGCCACAATGGCTGAGCCTGGGAAGAGACTTGGACCGCAGGCGCTCAAGATGATGGATCTCTTTTTCAATAAACTAGGTATCAAGAAACATTTTGGCAAAAAGATCAAGCGCTTTGAGCCAAATGGCATTGTCTTTGAAGATGATAGCTTTTTAGAGAGCGATTTTACGATGTTTATCCCTGCAAATGCAGGGCATCCTGTCTTTCAAAATGCAGACTTGCCACTGAGTGAAGCTGGATTTATCCTCATAGATGAGTATTGTGAAGTCAAAGATAAGCCAGGAGTCTATGCAATAGGTGATAGTGCCTATATTGAAGGTCCGCAGTGGAGGGCAAAGCAGGGGCATATTGCCGAAGTTATGGCTCGCAACACAGCCAACAACATAGCAATTGATGCTGGTGTAAAAGTAGGTAAAAAAGAGAGCTATATTCACCACCTCAATATTATCTGCGTGATGGATAGCGGTGATGGAGCGGCTTTTGTTTATCGCGATGACAAGCGTGGAGTAATGCTTCCTATGCCAATTGTAGGACACTGGCTCAAAAAGAGTTGGGGCTGGTACTGCCGCAATTCTAAGCTAGAAAAAATTCCTCGCCTACCAGGGCTTTAATCCCTGGTTTTAAAAGGGTCAAAAATGAGAATGAAAGCTATTATCGATTTTTATATCGATGGTTTTCGCAATATGAGCAAGCTTGGCAAAAAACTTTGGCTCATAATTGCTATCAAATTTTTTATCTTTTTCATGATTATCAAAATGCTCTTTTTCCCAGATATCTTGCACGAGAAGTTCCATAGTGATAAAGAGCGAGCGAACTATGTGATGAAAACCTTATTAGGAGGGGAGAAATGACAGTGGATACATCTTTGGTAGATTGGAGCAGAGCGCAGTTTGCACTCACTGCAATCTATCACTTTTTGTTTGTTCCTTTGACATTGGGGCTATCGTTTATTGTAGCGATTATGGAGACAATATATGTAACAACAGGTGACGAGAAGTGGAAAGAGGTGACTCTTTTTTGGATGAAGCTCTTTGGTATTAACTTTGCCATTGGGCTTGCAACGGGTATCATTATGGAGTTTGAATTTGGTACAAACTGGGCAAATTACAGCTGGTTTGTAGGTGATATTTTTGGAGCGCCTCTTGCAATTGAAGGGATCATGGCATTCTTCCTCGAATCTACCTTCTTTGCAGTGATGTTTTTTGGGTGGAACAGAGTAAGCAAGAAGTTTCATCTTCTTGCTACCTGGCTTGTGGCGATCGGATCAAATCTCTCAGCCCTTTGGATCTTGGTAGCAAACGGTTGGATGCAGCATCCAGTTGGTATGCAGTTTAACCCAGAGACTGCAAGAAGCGAGATGGTGAATTTTTGGGATGTGATATTCAATCCAAATGCTTTTAATAAATTCTTACACACAATCAGTGCAGGCTATATCACTGCAGCTATTTTTGTAGTGGCAATTAGTGCATGGTTCTTGCTTAAAAATGAGAAGATGCGAGATTTTGCCAGAAGATCGATTCTTGTAGCTGCGAGTTTTGGACTCATTACCTCTTCATACAATATCCTCACAGGTGACAACTCAGCCTTTACAGTTGTGCACAACCAGCCAGTAAAACTTGCTGCCATGGAAGGGCTCTATAACGGGAAACAAGGTGCTGATATAGTTGCTTTTGGTATTTTAAATCCTCGTAAAAGAGTAGGCGACAAAGAGGAGGATTTTATTTTTGCTATCTCTATTCCAAAAGCGCTCTCCATTTTGGGTTATCATAAACTCGATGCCTATATACCAGGGCTTAACGATTTGGTCTTTGGTAATGAAAACAGAGGCATTGAGTCAGCTGCGAGTAAAATAGCAAAAGGCAAAAAAGCTCTTGCTGCACTCAAAGCCTACAAAGAAGCCAAAAAGAGTGGCAATGAGCAAAAAGCAAAAGCTGCTTTGGCTGAATTTAGACAATATGAGAAGTATATGGGTTATGGATTTTTGGATAAGCCTGAAGAGATTGTACCAAATGTACCTATAGTCTTTTATAGTTTTCACTTGATGGTAGGGCTTGGTATATGGTTTTTTATTCTCATGGCTGTAATGCTTTACAAAACTATGACTGGCTCTTTGGCTCAAAGCAGAGCATGGCTCAAGCTTGCTTTTTATTCTCTTCCTCTTGGGTTTTTGGCAAATGAGCTGGGATGGATTGTGGCTGAAGTTGGTCGTCAGCCCTGGGCAGTGCAAGATCTCTTGCCAGTAAAAATGGCTACGACACATATTTCTACAATATCGGTCATGATTACATTTTGGATGTTTGCATTTATCTTCACGCTCTTGCTCATAGCAGAAGTGAGAATCATGGCTACACAGGTCAAACTCAAAGCTGGGGGAGGCAAAAATGTTTGAAAAACTTGATACATATACACTCCAAGAGTATTGGTGGCTCATCGTAGCACTCCTTGGCGGGCTTTTGCTCTTTCTTACATTTGTGCAAGGTGGTCAGTCAAAACTTGGCATGGCCAAAAATGAGGAGCAAAAAGATCTTCTCATCAACGCTTTGGGGCGCAAGTGGGAGCTCACTTTTACCACTCTTGTACTCTTTGGTGGAGCGCTCTTTGCAGCATTTCCGCTCTTTTATGCTGTAAGTTTTGGTGGTGCGTATGCTTTGTGGATGGCAATACTCTTTAGTTTTATTATTCAAGCAGTAGCCTTTGAATATCGCAAGAAGCCAAACAATTTCCTTGGCCAAAAAACATATGAGCTCTTCTTGCTTATCAATGGAACGATTGGAATCTTTTTGATCGGAGTTGCGATTGGGACACTCTTTAGCGGGGCAGCATTTAGGATTGACGATATGAAGCAGATGGAATGGCTAGGAAGTATGCGAGGCCTTGAAGCTTTGGCAAATCCTTTCAATCTCCTTTTTGGATTGATGCTTGTATTCCTTGCGCGTCTCAATGCAGATTTTTATTTCATCTATATTTTAGGTGACGCAGATCTTGTGCAAAAAGCGCGCAAATCTCTCAAAGTAGATTTTGCTATTTTTCTCGTGCTCTTTTTGGCAGTTGCTGGATGGATTTTGAACATGCAAGGTGTCGGGTATAATGCCAAAGGATTTTACTGGGTAGAGCATAAATATCTTAAAAACTTCCTTGCTATGCCTACTCTCTTGGCCCTTTTTATAGCCGGTGTTGTGATGGTGCTTGCAGCTGTGTATGGAGCACTATTTAAAAATGCTCGTCGCGTATTTTGGCTTAACTCTTTGGGAGTAGTGTTGGTGGGCCTCTCACTCTTGCTTATTTTAGGACTTAATCATACTGCCTTCTATCCAAGTACAGCAGATGTTGCAAGCTCTTTGACTATTGAGAATAGCTCAGGTAGCCGCATTACACTTATTACTATGAGTTATGTATCGCTCATGGTGCCATTTGTTATCGCATATATTGCGTATGTATGGCGACTCATGGATAGCAAGCCTTTGAGCGAAGATGAGGTCGAGCACGACCCGATGAGTTACTAAGGAGGGGAAGATGGATTATTCTGAAGCACTCTTTTGGTATGCAACATGGCCAGTAGTGATCTGGCTGGCATACAAGTTCGTCAGACTCAATCTCAAACATGCACCAAAAGATAAAGTGTAGCAAGCTCTTTTGAAGCTTGCTATAACATATCACTCTTCTACGATCTGCGTTAGATTCTCACTTCATAGTACGTATGTATTTGTGGTAAATCTTTCGAGAGAAAGCAGGAGTGAAAAGTTTGAAATACTTTCTCTCAAAGTTTTTTTATAAATGTTAGGAGTCCTGCAATGATATCCTCTGGCGAGGGAGGGCATCCTGGAATGTGATGGGTTACAGGCAAGATCTTGTGAACAGGTCCTTTGATAGCAAAACCTTGTGCAAATATCTCACCTGCTGCGCATCCGCCTAGGGTTACAACCCATTTAGGATCAGGCAGCTGTTCGTAAGCATCGAGGAGGTGATGATACATATTGAATGTCACAACACCACTCACAAGCAATACATCAGCATGCCGTGGAGAAGCGACAAAGTATATGCCAAGTCGTTCAAGATCGTAGTAAGGGTTTGATAGAGCATTACACTCTGCTTCACATGCGTTGCAGCTACCGCTATCAACCATGCGTATAGCCAAACTTCCTGCAAACTTTTTCGCAACTTCATTACGTAAATCTTTGCGTATTTGTGCAATCTCTTTATCAAATTTAAGATTTTGTGTTTTTATACCCTCACGAAAGCGTCTTTGCCAATAGCGTATCATAGATCACTCCCTGCGTAGCTAAGATCGCAGCTTTTGTTAATGAGAGGAAAATCGGCGATGATATTACCAGGCATCATGAGATGGAGTGCTTGCCAATTGACAAAGCTTGGATCACGTGCGAAGAAGCGATCGATCTTGCCATGCGCGATACGCATATAGAGCATAAGTTCACCCAGTGAACTCTCTGTAAAGCTACAATACTCTCCATCAGCAAAAGAGTCAATTTGCATAGCAGTGGGTGTAAAATCGAGAAGTGAGCGCATGATAGTGATACTATTGAGAGCTTCTTCAAGCCGTACCATAAAACGTGCTGCAACATCCCCTTTGGAGCATGTCACAACTTTCCAGCCATGAGCGGTATAAAACGGAGTGTCTCTGCGATCAAGTGCTATCCCACTTGCTCTTGCAACTATACCGACACAGGAATATTTATACGCTTTTTTGGTAAGCAGAATACCGGTATTGTCAAGCCTATCCCATAAAGAAGGAATCTCTATAATCCACTCTTTGAAAAAGCGCAAACGCTCTTCAATATCGTCTAAAAATGCTCTAAGTTCTGCTTTATCTATCTTTGTAGCTTTACCGCGCACGGCACCAAAACCAAAGCGAGATCCTGTGATTTGAGCAAGTATACGTCTTGTATCTTCTGCCATCATCGATGCATAAGCAAGAGCAGCGCCAAATCCTGCATCATTGGGGATGAAGCCAAGATCTGTGAAGTGATGCGCAAGGCGTTCTAGTTCCAAAAGAAGGGCATTGTATTTGCGGACGTTTTCATCTATTTCCTGGCCGCTTGCTTGTGCAAGGAGTTCAAAATATCCTATCTGGTATGCAATGCTCTCGTT is a window encoding:
- a CDS encoding aldo/keto reductase — protein: MEYRYIGRSGLRVTPICLGTMTFGSTTPKKEAFKILDKAYDFGINFYDTAELYPVPPDSKWAGQTEKIVGEWLKTKPRDSVILATKVAGAASGWFVPPIRHGLTAMDRFHIKKAIEGSLKRLDTDYIDLYQQHWPDTVVPIEETMRAFDELVQEGKVRYIGTSNDTAYGLTKANMVAKYEGLARFESIQNNFSLLNPRFFDELENVCRREQVSLLPYSPIGGGILSGKYNQKFIPEDARFALYLKHPIKRVREHAKKFFNDKTLQFTAEYLEIAKKYEIHPVTLAVAYSKHFDFVASTIIGARKLEQLDASLAAMDVKLSRAILKELTALQQKYCYPMG
- a CDS encoding DUF4139 domain-containing protein, whose product is MKKLLFFLIGLYLGASELVIYNDLAFVKEKLKVDRGIIAPLPRSIIADSLYVPGVKYYSFHTGGLDQKVLLRSLLGKKVRFVHRKKELVGTLKSYDPIIIQGEKRVYFDVYFNDLIFTNLSISPFPYIQTNLQNGKADIAYLMRQISWRASYVAKINKKLALQGFMHITNNSGKEFKDSAITLIAGDIARARRVMPLKMTKALMDSNAIAPQSIQGYYRYDLPGKWDLKKSQYIAFMQERLDYSNLYEVSFYNVLYTNTTLKQKCNRYILFRSSKPLPRGTIRFYTQDIFLGEGVLKNIAPKEQVKMLLGKDFDLVAKRYTLHLQRDKKRIAAKVRYEVRNPKPKAVDVVVKERIAGDNLQIHSEKNYSKENGNIAFHLHIPSQSSIIWEAEYILLK
- a CDS encoding recombinase family protein; this encodes MNYIYMRSKSDRYSLATQEKSIKDYMALNGYENGEVEIEVSPMSKPLDEREEFRHFMHSLKKGDRVFVYDLRALSHRIGELVQIFNCIFNHNIELIVTKYGTKIDANTPSYVTISLLYAQREENKQQQVHTGRPKGSISRSKYDIYRDEIIKMIKEGKSVTQIAKSLGVSRSSIRDYIASRELKKIARGEGEKVRILELPTQECQIKKKDENNGYSNSQTV
- the ccoG gene encoding cytochrome c oxidase accessory protein CcoG, whose product is MATATVKQSKVNKAKEYLKNWIPYRYKRYVFFTIVTIIALVLPWIRINGNHFFLLNFDHMQVHLFFIRFDMQELYLMPFLLWILFFGIFFITTLGGRVWCGWSCPQTIFRVIYRDLIETKLLHLRKRISNKQIEPDMSKPENKVKKIIAILLWSVLAFIAAADFLWYFVPPEDFIRYIQDPANHPILMGFWVGTALFLIADVVFIKENFCIYICPYARVQSVLYDEDTFQTVYDYKRGGRIYDEHGNLIVHNKKELKSQKEEAECTLCESCVKVCPTHIDIRKGMQLECINCLECADACTKVMGALGKESLVRWTSYHALETGEKTRVFRFRIVAYIVMLTIAFIALFWMGSKKEHMLLNINRTSQLYKIEPDGRVKNTYVFLFQNTEREKHKYYFEILNNKDIKIERPRKPFTVIPGKKVKKVVVLYTDKILAKNTQKDVPIPIKIKAYAVDDPKKIAVFRDTIFVFPRWDVYQKHVQKNQ
- a CDS encoding NifB/NifX family molybdenum-iron cluster-binding protein, whose protein sequence is MVAMPVKTNKEDTAISPLFGHAKYFAFIDENGNVTIEKNPANGGGQVVAWLAQKGVDRVITQHIGRKPYLLLEKAGIACFYPGDGRISIKEALAANLEPINQANIDKFVRHKGRKHG
- a CDS encoding NAD(P)/FAD-dependent oxidoreductase; amino-acid sequence: MKKVVVLGGGFAGVEAAIFLRKNGFEVDLITPRPYMYIYPTSIWVPVYEAEFADVCLPLEDLEKVHGFKWIEDEVVAIDASKKSAKGKKGEYRGEYLVIAMGAGKVKHEGSENYLSICGDPEDAIKMRDRIDELVTKKRGGKIAMGFGGNPKDSSAVRGGPAFEMIFNVHNYLKKKGLRDRFELTFFATMAEPGKRLGPQALKMMDLFFNKLGIKKHFGKKIKRFEPNGIVFEDDSFLESDFTMFIPANAGHPVFQNADLPLSEAGFILIDEYCEVKDKPGVYAIGDSAYIEGPQWRAKQGHIAEVMARNTANNIAIDAGVKVGKKESYIHHLNIICVMDSGDGAAFVYRDDKRGVMLPMPIVGHWLKKSWGWYCRNSKLEKIPRLPGL
- a CDS encoding DUF4492 domain-containing protein, which codes for MRMKAIIDFYIDGFRNMSKLGKKLWLIIAIKFFIFFMIIKMLFFPDILHEKFHSDKERANYVMKTLLGGEK
- a CDS encoding cytochrome ubiquinol oxidase subunit I, producing the protein MTVDTSLVDWSRAQFALTAIYHFLFVPLTLGLSFIVAIMETIYVTTGDEKWKEVTLFWMKLFGINFAIGLATGIIMEFEFGTNWANYSWFVGDIFGAPLAIEGIMAFFLESTFFAVMFFGWNRVSKKFHLLATWLVAIGSNLSALWILVANGWMQHPVGMQFNPETARSEMVNFWDVIFNPNAFNKFLHTISAGYITAAIFVVAISAWFLLKNEKMRDFARRSILVAASFGLITSSYNILTGDNSAFTVVHNQPVKLAAMEGLYNGKQGADIVAFGILNPRKRVGDKEEDFIFAISIPKALSILGYHKLDAYIPGLNDLVFGNENRGIESAASKIAKGKKALAALKAYKEAKKSGNEQKAKAALAEFRQYEKYMGYGFLDKPEEIVPNVPIVFYSFHLMVGLGIWFFILMAVMLYKTMTGSLAQSRAWLKLAFYSLPLGFLANELGWIVAEVGRQPWAVQDLLPVKMATTHISTISVMITFWMFAFIFTLLLIAEVRIMATQVKLKAGGGKNV
- the cydB gene encoding cytochrome d ubiquinol oxidase subunit II; the encoded protein is MFEKLDTYTLQEYWWLIVALLGGLLLFLTFVQGGQSKLGMAKNEEQKDLLINALGRKWELTFTTLVLFGGALFAAFPLFYAVSFGGAYALWMAILFSFIIQAVAFEYRKKPNNFLGQKTYELFLLINGTIGIFLIGVAIGTLFSGAAFRIDDMKQMEWLGSMRGLEALANPFNLLFGLMLVFLARLNADFYFIYILGDADLVQKARKSLKVDFAIFLVLFLAVAGWILNMQGVGYNAKGFYWVEHKYLKNFLAMPTLLALFIAGVVMVLAAVYGALFKNARRVFWLNSLGVVLVGLSLLLILGLNHTAFYPSTADVASSLTIENSSGSRITLITMSYVSLMVPFVIAYIAYVWRLMDSKPLSEDEVEHDPMSY
- a CDS encoding NADH-quinone oxidoreductase subunit B family protein, with the translated sequence MIRYWQRRFREGIKTQNLKFDKEIAQIRKDLRNEVAKKFAGSLAIRMVDSGSCNACEAECNALSNPYYDLERLGIYFVASPRHADVLLVSGVVTFNMYHHLLDAYEQLPDPKWVVTLGGCAAGEIFAQGFAIKGPVHKILPVTHHIPGCPPSPEDIIAGLLTFIKKL
- a CDS encoding NADH-quinone oxidoreductase subunit C — protein: MRFIARFAQELEDHFEIVDIYDDKIQKHSLDKENPMLPTLTTKYPAAIWFERKIRDDFGIEFEGSFDSRPLLHHERFPNIHPMRKYFQSDSLDFAPFKPYKYETIGGEGIFEVGVGPIHAGIIEPGHFHFSQEGEAILHLEVRHFYKYRGIEKMLENLEPYDGWELVERISGNESIAYQIGYFELLAQASGQEIDENVRKYNALLLELERLAHHFTDLGFIPNDAGFGAALAYASMMAEDTRRILAQITGSRFGFGAVRGKATKIDKAELRAFLDDIEERLRFFKEWIIEIPSLWDRLDNTGILLTKKAYKYSCVGIVARASGIALDRRDTPFYTAHGWKVVTCSKGDVAARFMVRLEEALNSITIMRSLLDFTPTAMQIDSFADGEYCSFTESSLGELMLYMRIAHGKIDRFFARDPSFVNWQALHLMMPGNIIADFPLINKSCDLSYAGSDL